GGTCGCCCACGCCGAGGAAGGGTGATCGTGCCGGACAACACGGGCACCTCGGAGAAGACCGTCGGCATCCGCAGCACCCGCCAGCGCACCGCCATCACGGCCCTCCTCGGCGATATCGACGGATTCCGGTCCGCGCAGGAATTGCACGACGAGCTGCGCCGCCGCGGCGAGGGTATCGGCCTGACCACGGTCTACCGCACCCTGCAGTCGCTGGCCGAGGCGGGCATGGTGGACGTGCTGCGCACCGATTCGGGCGAATCGGTCTATCGGCAGTGTTCCAAGGGCCACCATCACCATCTGGTCTGCCGGCACTGCGGCTGCACGGTCGAGGTCGAGGGGCCGACCGTGGAGGCGTGGGCGGAGTCGGTGGCCGGTCAGCACGGCTTCATCGATATCAGCCACACCATGGAGGTCTTCGGTACCTGCCGCGACTGCGCGACCGAGCACAGATCCGTCTGACGCCGGGCTGCCGGATCGCGGACCGGCGGCTCAGGGCACCAGGCCGTGGCGGGCCCGGCCCGCGCCGGAGAGCACCAGCAGCAGCATGGTCGCCAGGGCCTCGTCGGTGAGTCCGGCGGCGGGGAAGGTGTAGCGCAGGATCACGTCGGCGAGTTTCTCGTGGCCGACGACGGTGATCGAGCCGAACTGCAGGGCGGCGTTGCGCTCGGCGACCCGCTTGTGCAGCTGCGGCTTCAGCGGGCGGTCCCAGGCCAGCACGCAGGTGAGGGTCAGGACCTCGAGGCCCGGCGCCAGGCTCACCGCGCGCAGCGAGCACAGGGCGCCGTCGTATTCGAATCCGAGGCCGCCCGCCTCGACGCGCACCTGGATCTCGTAGCTCATCAGGCACGCCCCCGCGCGAACCTGGAGCTCCTCGACCGCCGGATCGGCGGAATCGGTGCCGGTCACTTCTTCACACCGCCGAAGCGGCGGTCGCGCTCGGCGTACTCCAGGCAGGCCGCCCACAGATTGCGACGATCGAAGTCCGGGAACAGGGTGTGCTGGTAGACGAATTCGGCGTAGGCCGACTGCCAGATCAGGAAGTTGGAGCTGCGCAGCTCGCCGGAGGGCCGCAGGAACAGGTCCACATCCGGCATATCCGGCTCGTCGAGGTACTCGGCGAAGGTGTTCTCGGTGATCTTCTCCGGATCCAGTTCGCCCGCGGCGACCCGGCGCGCGATCTCCCGGGCGGCGTCGGCGATCTCGGCGCGGCCGCCGTAGTTCACGCACATGGTGAGGGTCATCACCGTGTTGTCCTTGGTGAGCTCCTGCGCGACCTCGAGCTCCTTGATCACGCTGCGCCACAGCCGCGGCCGGCGACCGGCCCAGCGCACCCGCACCCCCATCTCGTGCATCTCGTCGCGGCGGCGGCGGATCACGTCCCGGTTGAAGCCCATGAGGAAGCGGACCTCCTCGGGGCTGCGCCGCCAGTTCTCGGTCGAGAACGCGTACGCCGACAACCATTTGACGCCGATCTCGATGCAGCCCTCGACGGTGTCCATCAGCACCGCCTCGCCACGCTCGTGCCCGGCGGTGCGCGGCAGCCCGCGGTCCTGGGCCCAGCGGCCGTTTCCGTCCATCACCAGCGCCACGTGCCGGGGTACGAACTCCTGCGGGATGGCCGGCGGGCGCGCGCCGGACGGGTGCGGCGACGGCGGGCGGATGGTGCGCGTGGGTTCGGCGGGGGCGTACGGGGTGCGATTACCGATCACGACCACCATCCTGCACCACGCGCCCGCGGCGATCCCGCCGGATGGGCGGATGGACCGCGCCGCGCGGTGCGGCCGGTCCGCCCGCACAGCCCGGTTCTCCGCCGGCTCGGCGTGTCCCGCACGAAATGCCGGTACGGGCAGACGGTGCACATATTTGTTTTTCGGCCGGATTGTGGCTTTCGACGGTATTCGAAATGATGAACACCGACGTTTCCGGTGCGGTCGGTCACGAGTCGCACCCGTTACTATCAGACCGGACAGTCCGATATCGTTGTCGCTCTTGGCAGCCCGCAATGCGACCGCTACCATGGTTTTTCGAAGCTGAACGCGTTGTCGCAGTGAGAGTTCCGAGTTCCCCATTTCCCGGTTTCCGGCTCGTCGAATATTCACCCGGATCGCAGAGCGCACGTAAATCACAGCACATTTCAGAGCGAGAAAGGGCCCGGCGTGAAGCCCTTCACATTGCCCGATTTCTATCTGCCTCATCCACCCCGCCTCAATCCGCATCTGGAATTCGCGCGGAGCCATTCCCTGGACTGGGCGAAACGGTTGGGCATCCTCGATGAACCCGACCCGGCCGGTGGCCTGGTATGGGATGTCCAACGGCTGGAGCGGATGGACTTCGCCCTGCTGTGCGCCTATACCCACCCCGACTGCGACGCCGAGGCGCTGGCGCTGGTCACCGAGTGGTACGTCTGGGTCTTCTTCTTCGACGACGATTTCCTCGCCAAATTCAAGAACGGCCGGCAGCGCGCGGCCGCCACGCAATACCTCGAGCGGCTCGAGTTGTTCATGGCCGAGCCGGGCGCGCCTGTACCCGAGCCGCGGAATCCGGCCGAGGCCGGACTCGCCGACTGCTGGTCGCGCACCATACCGTCGATGTCCGCGGGCTGGCGGCGGCGCATGGTGCTCAGCACGCACAACCTGATGGTCGAGTCGATGTGGGAGCTGGACAATATCGCCCGCGACCGGGTGGCCAACCCCCTCGAATACATCGAGATGCGCCGGCGGGTCGGCGGCGCGCCGTGGTCGGCGAATCTCGTCGAATACGCCGCCGGGGCCGAGATACCGGACCGGTTCGCCGCCGAGCGACCCCTGCGCGTGCTGTGCGACACCTTCTCCGACGCCGTGCACCTGCGCAACGACCTGTTCTCCTACGAGCGGGAGGTGCGGATCGAGGGCGAGAACGCCAACGCCGTGCTGGTGTTCGAGACCTTCCTCGGGCTGCCCACCCAGACGGCCGCGAATCTGGTCAACGACCTGCTGACCACCCGGTTGAAACAGTTCGAGGACACCGCGGAAGTCGAAGTGCCGCAACTGTTCCTGGCCCGCGCCGCCGCACCCGCGGAACAGGCCGCGGTCGGCCGCTACATCCTCGGCCTGCAGGACTGGCAGTCCGGCGGGCACGAATGGCATATGCGCTCCAGCCGCTACATGAACAGCGGGCTGGACACCGGGCCGACCGGATTGGGTACCGCCACCGCCCGTCTCGTTCCCGGGCTGCGCATCCAGCTGAATCAACACACCCCGCCGCGGCGGTCCCCCGGCGACCTGACGGTCGCGGGCCTGTCCACCCCCGATCTCGCGACCCCCAATCCGCATCTGGCCGCGGCCCGCGCCGATCTGCCGCAGTGGGTAGCGGCGACGGGCCTGCTGGAGCCCGCCGCCCCCGGCTGGACACCGCATTCGGTGGCCGAGGCCGATTTCGCGCTGCTCGCCGCGCTCGTCCATCCCGAGGTGGACGAGCCGGGCCTGATCCTGCGATCCCGTTGGTGCGCCTGGGGTTTCCATCTCGGCGATCTGCTGTCACACGCCTATCGGGCCCTGCCGGTGGCCGGGCGGGAACAGCTGCGCCGGCTACCGCAATTCCTGGCCGACCCGCCCGCGCAGGCGCCCGGCACACCGGTCGAACGCGCGCTGGCACAGCTGTGGCGCGATACGTCCGCCACCGATCCGGCCGGCCGGCAGCAGGTGCGGGCCGCGGTGCTCGAGTCGATCGAGGCGTGGCAACTGTGGCTGGACAACGAGGTCCGGCGGCGCATCCCCGATCCCGTCGACCATCTGGAGAACCGGCGGGCCGCGTTCGGTGGCCGGCTGGTCACCGCGCTCGGCCGGCCGGCGGGCCACCCGCGCGCCGCGGACGCCCTCGCCGATACGAGTGTGCTTCGGCAGCTGGAGAATTCGGCCCTCGACCATGCCGGGCTGGTGAACGATCTGTACTCGTACCGGCGGGAGATCCACGACGGCGGCGAACATCAGAACCTCGTCTACATCACCCAGTCCTTCCTGAACTGTTCGCGCGAGGCCGCCCGCGACATCGTGGTCGATCTCGCCGAGGAGCGGCTGTGCCAGTTCGAACAGACGGCACGGGACCGGTTACCGGTGTTCTTCACCGACCACCGGGTCGCCGATCCGGCCCGCGAGGCCGTCCTCGCGCAGGTGCGCCGGTGGCAGCAGTACATGGCGGGCAACCTCGCCTGGCACGCCGGCACCGGCCGGTACACCGCCTCAGCTCCGCAGCGGCCGCGGCCGCCCATCGCCGGACCGACCGGGCCGTTCGTCAGCGCGCTCGGCGGTCGCCGCACCAGTACCGGGAGGCCAGCATGAGCGCAGCGACCGCCGATGCCGAATTCGGCGCATCCGTCCCACCCGATCCGGGGTCCCGGCGCGGCTCCTCGGCGCAGGCCCGGCTCATCCTCAACCGGGCCCAGTTCCTCACGAAACCGTTGCTGCGCAGCGCGATCGACTCGTTGCCCGGCGAATTGCGGCTCATGTCGGGCTATCACCTCGGCCTGTGGGACGAGCACGGCGCCGAGACCGCCACCGGATCCGGTAAGGGTATGCGGCCGGCGCTGGTGCTGGCCGCCACCGCCGCCACCGGCGGCTCCCCCGAGGCCGCCGTGCACGCCGCCACCGCGATCGAGCTGGTGCACAACTTCACCCTCATCCACGACGATGTGATGGACCGCGACGCACTGCGCCGGGGCCGACCCACGGTGTGGCGGGTCTGGGGTGTCGACGACGCGATCCTGGTCGGTGACGCGATGCACGGGCTCGCCGTCCGCACCCTCGTGGAGGCGCCCGTCCCCTCACCGGAATCGGTGGCCCGGCTGACCGACAGCGTCATCGAACTGTGCCTTGGCCAGCAGCGGGACTGCGCCTTCGAGACCCGCCAGCACATCACCCTCGACGACTGCCTCGCCACCGTGCAGCAGAAGACCAGCTCGCTCCTGGGCTGCGCCTGTGTCCTGGGCGCCCTCGCCGCCGGCGCCCCGCCGCCGACCGTCGAGACGCTGAACCGCTTCGGCCGCGAGCTGGGCGTCGCCTTCCAGCTGGTCGACGATCTGCTCGGCATCTGGGGCGATCCGGCCCGCACCGGAAAACCGGTGGGCAACGACCTGATCCGGCGCAAACGCTCCCTGCCCGTGGTTGCGGCCCTGACCTCGGACACCGCCGCCGGGCGCGACCTCGAGAACCTCTACCGCGCGAACCACCCCCTCTCCCCCGCCGAGGTCGTCCGCGCCACCGAACTGATCGTTCAGGCCGGTGGAAAGCAGTGGGCGACAACGGAATCCCAGCGCTATCTGTATTCGGCGATCGGCCCGCTGATGGACCGCCCGGAAGCCGCCGACCTGCTCCACCTCGCGGACGCGGTGGTACACCGCGACCGCTGAACCGCACTGGAGCGCCTCGGGCACACCCGGCCGTCCGGAAAGGTGATCCGGACGAACGGCGGCTCGCCCGAAGCCCGGTCCTGGGAGGTCCTCAGCCGACGCGGGTGTCGGCGGATTCGACGGACCCGTGCGGACGGGTGCGCTCGATCAGGGGAAGCGTGCGGAGCTGGCGTTCCAGATGCCATTGCAGGTGAGCGGCGGTGAGGCCGCTGGCCTGGCGGTGCACCGCGGCGGGGACGGCATCCACACCGGCCCAGTCGCCGCGGTGCAGGGCGCTCATCAGGTCCAGGACACCCGGTGCGGGGGTGGCCGAGCCGGGCGGGCGGCAGTGCACGCACACCGCACCGCCGGCCGCGACGTGGAAGGCGCGGTGCGGCCCCGGGGTGGCGCAGCGGGCACATTCGTCCAGCGCCGGTGCCCAACCGGCAAAACCCATGGCGCGCAACAGGAATGCGTCGAGGATCAGTTCGTGCGGTCGCTGGGCCGCGGCGATCGCGCGCAGCGCGCCCGCGGTCAGGGTGTGCAGGCGGGGCGCGGGGGCGCGCTCCTCGCCGGCCAGGCGTTCGGCGGTCTCCAGGACGGCGCAGGCGGTGGTGTAGCGGCCGTAGTCGGCGACGATATCGGAGGCGAACGCCTCGACGGTGTGAACCTGGGTGACGGTGTCCAGGCTGCGGCCGGGATACAGCTGCACATCGACGTACGCGAACGGCTCCAGGCGCGCCCCGAATTTCGAGCGAGTACGCCGCACCCCCTTCGCCACCGCGCGCACCAGACCGTGCTGCCTGGTCAACAGCGTGACGATGCGATCGGCCTCACCCAGCTTGTGCTGGCGCAGCACGATCGCCTGGTCCCGATAAACACGCACCCCGCCATCCTCGCACGCCGTTCCGCGAGCCGGTGCCGCGATCGCGGTGCGCGGGCCGGTGGAACCGGGGGGTGGGTCAGCGGAATGCGGTCCAGTGGTTGCCGGCGTCGCCGTAGACCTGGGCGATGCGGGGGCCGTGCAGGGTGCGCAGGAGGAGGGTCATCCAGCCGGTGCCGGTCGGGGTGGCCGCGCCGAGGTCGACCTCCACGAGCATCTGTTCCGGGCCGCGCAGGTCGACGGTGAGCGCCGGATGTCCCAGCGGCACCTCCACCAGGGACTCGCCGTTGCCCCAGATCACCAGTCGGCGGCGGCTCAGCGCGATGGTGCCGCCGTCGATATTCGTCCAACTGGCCGACGAATAGTGCAGCGCCGTCCGGTAATTGCGGCGGGCCAGCGAGCCGCTGATCGGCGCGAACACCACCATCCCCTCCGCGTCCAGATCCGAACGCAGTTGGGGTGGCAGCTCTTTCGCACCGAATATCCGCGACATCCACTTCACGCCGTGGATAGTAAGGTGACCCGGCCATCGCTGCGAGCCACAATTAGGACACAGTATCGACACGCTCCGGATCGGAGCCTGCCCGAAGGCATTTCCCGATCATGGATATTCGATCGGACACCCGATACCGTTCCTACGGCAGGGAGGAGTTCACGATGACAACCGCGAAACATCCACAGGGGCTGGCCGATCTGGCGGCGACGATCGCCGCCGGCACCGTGACCTCGGTGGCCGCGACGACGGCCGCGCTGGACCGTATCGAGGCCGCCCAGCCGACCCTGAACGCCTTCCGCGTGATCCGCCGCACCGAGGCGCTGGCCGAGGCGGCCGACGCCGACCGGCGCCGCGCGGCCGGTGATCGCGCGCCTCTGCTCGGGGTGCCGATCGCGATCAAGGACGATACCGATATCGCCGGTGCCCCTACGGCTTTCGGCTGCGGTGGCGAGTTCCCGGCCGCGACCGAGGATGCCGAGGCGGTGCGCCGGCTACGTGCGGCGGGTGCGGTGGTCGTCGGCAAGACCAATACCTGTGAGATCGGCCAGTGGCCGTTCACCGATGCCGCCGCCTTCGGCTACACCCGCAATCCGTGGGATGCCGAGCGCACCCCCGGCGGCTCCTCCGGCGGCGCCGCGGCCGCCGTGGCGGCCGGATTGCTGCCCGCCGCACTGGGTTCCGACGGCGCCGGCTCGGTCCGCATCCCCGCCGCCTGGACCCACCTGGTCGGCCTCAAACCGCAGCGCGGACGCATCTCGACCTGGCCACGGGCCGAATCCTTCTACGGGCTGACGGTCAACGGGCCGCTGGCCCGCACCGTCGCGGACGCGGCACTACTGCTCGACGCCGTCTCCGGACCGCACCCCGGCGACCGGCACACCCCGCCCGCGATCACCGCGACCGAGGCCGTCGGCCGGGATCCGGGCCGGTTGAGAATCGCACTGTCCCTGCGCATTCCGTTCACCGCCACCCGGACCGCGCTCGATCCGGAGGTGGTGCTCGTGGTCCGCGAAACCGCGGCCGTGCTGCGCCGCCTCGGGCATCAGGTGACGATCACCGACCTGCACTACGGCCTGCTGGTCGGCGCCGCCTTCCTGCCCCGCTCGATGGTGGGTGTGCGCCGCGAACTGGCGAAACTGCCCGGCGCCGAGGTCGATCCGCGCACCCGGGCCAACGCCGCCACCGGCCGGATCCTCGCCGGACCGGCGCTCGCGCTGTCGCGAGCGCTGGAACCGTTGCTGCACAAGCGAATCGGCCGCTTCTTCGACGATCACGATCTGGTGCTCGCGCCCACCACGGCCACCCCGCCACCGCCGGTACGGGCCATGGACGGGCTCGGCAGCCGCGCGACCGAAGCGCTGATCACCGCCGCCTGCCCGTTCACCTGGCCGTGGAATGTACTGGGCTGGCCCAGTATCAACGTGCCCGCCGGATTCACCGGCGCCGGACTGCCGCTCGGCGCGCAGCTGATGGGCCCGGCGAATTCCGACGCACTGCTCATCTCCGTTGCGGCCCAGCTGGAATCGGAACTGCACTGGGATCGGCTGTGGCCGCGGCCGTGGTGGGAGGAGCGCGCCTGACGCTCAGAATCCCAGCTTGCCCAGCTGTTTCGGGTCGCGCTGCCAGTCCTTGGCCACCTTCACGTGCAGGTGCAGATAGATGCGGGTACCGAGCAGATGCTCGATCTGCTTGCGGGCGGCGGTACCGACCTCCTTCAGCCGCGACCCGCCGCGGCCGATGACGATCGCCTTCTGGCTGGGCCGCTCCACGTAGAGGATCGCGTGGACATCCAGCAGCCCACCGGATTTCGGCGCCTCCGTGCCCGCGGCGGAGGTGGCTGTGCCGCCCTCGTCCTCCTCGGATTCGCGCGGGATGATCTCCTCGATCACCACGGCCAGCGAATGCGGCAACTCGTCGCGGACACCCTCCAGCGCGGCCTCGCGGATCAGCTCGGCCATGAGCGTCTCCTCGGGCTCGTCGGTGAGTTCGCCGTCGGGGTAGAACGCCGGTCCCTCCGGCAGTTTCGACGCGATGACATCGACGAGCACCTCGACCTGCTCACCGCGCACCGCCGACACCGGCACCACCTCGGCCTCGGGGCCGAGCAGTTGCGACACCGCCATCAGCTGGTGCGCGATCGCGTCCCGGCTCACCTTGTCGATCTTGGTGACCACCCCGATCAGGGCGGTCTTCGGGGCCATCTGGTTGATCTGCTGCACGATCCAGCGGTCGCCGGGGCCGATCTTCTCGTCCGCCGGGATGCAGAGCGCGATCACGTCGACCTCGGAATAGGTGTCGCGCACCAGATCGTTGAGTCGCTGACCGAGCAGCGTGCGCGGGCGGTGCAGGCCGGGGGTGTCGACCAGGATCAGCTGGGCATGGTCGCGGTGCACGATCCCGCGGATGGTGTGCCGGGTGGTCTGCGGGCGCGAGGAGGTGATCGCGATCTTCTGTCCCACCATGGCATTGGTCAGCGTCGATTTGCCGGTGTTCGGCCGCCCGACGAAACACACGAAGCCGGAACGGAATTCGTCCGGCACTAGAGGACCTCGGATTCGGTGTCGAGGTCGAAACCCTCCGGGACGTGCGCGCCGGTGAGATTCGGCGCGACCGCCTCGACGATGTCGTACACCGCCCCGGTGCGGTCGGCGAGGACGATGCGCGCCGACGGCGACACCTCCCGCACCGCGGCCATCCCCTCGTCGCGCAGCTGGCCGCCG
This DNA window, taken from Nocardia sp. BMG111209, encodes the following:
- a CDS encoding Fur family transcriptional regulator; this encodes MPDNTGTSEKTVGIRSTRQRTAITALLGDIDGFRSAQELHDELRRRGEGIGLTTVYRTLQSLAEAGMVDVLRTDSGESVYRQCSKGHHHHLVCRHCGCTVEVEGPTVEAWAESVAGQHGFIDISHTMEVFGTCRDCATEHRSV
- a CDS encoding isoprenyl transferase, with product MVVVIGNRTPYAPAEPTRTIRPPSPHPSGARPPAIPQEFVPRHVALVMDGNGRWAQDRGLPRTAGHERGEAVLMDTVEGCIEIGVKWLSAYAFSTENWRRSPEEVRFLMGFNRDVIRRRRDEMHEMGVRVRWAGRRPRLWRSVIKELEVAQELTKDNTVMTLTMCVNYGGRAEIADAAREIARRVAAGELDPEKITENTFAEYLDEPDMPDVDLFLRPSGELRSSNFLIWQSAYAEFVYQHTLFPDFDRRNLWAACLEYAERDRRFGGVKK
- a CDS encoding terpene synthase family protein yields the protein MKPFTLPDFYLPHPPRLNPHLEFARSHSLDWAKRLGILDEPDPAGGLVWDVQRLERMDFALLCAYTHPDCDAEALALVTEWYVWVFFFDDDFLAKFKNGRQRAAATQYLERLELFMAEPGAPVPEPRNPAEAGLADCWSRTIPSMSAGWRRRMVLSTHNLMVESMWELDNIARDRVANPLEYIEMRRRVGGAPWSANLVEYAAGAEIPDRFAAERPLRVLCDTFSDAVHLRNDLFSYEREVRIEGENANAVLVFETFLGLPTQTAANLVNDLLTTRLKQFEDTAEVEVPQLFLARAAAPAEQAAVGRYILGLQDWQSGGHEWHMRSSRYMNSGLDTGPTGLGTATARLVPGLRIQLNQHTPPRRSPGDLTVAGLSTPDLATPNPHLAAARADLPQWVAATGLLEPAAPGWTPHSVAEADFALLAALVHPEVDEPGLILRSRWCAWGFHLGDLLSHAYRALPVAGREQLRRLPQFLADPPAQAPGTPVERALAQLWRDTSATDPAGRQQVRAAVLESIEAWQLWLDNEVRRRIPDPVDHLENRRAAFGGRLVTALGRPAGHPRAADALADTSVLRQLENSALDHAGLVNDLYSYRREIHDGGEHQNLVYITQSFLNCSREAARDIVVDLAEERLCQFEQTARDRLPVFFTDHRVADPAREAVLAQVRRWQQYMAGNLAWHAGTGRYTASAPQRPRPPIAGPTGPFVSALGGRRTSTGRPA
- a CDS encoding polyprenyl synthetase family protein, which produces MSAATADAEFGASVPPDPGSRRGSSAQARLILNRAQFLTKPLLRSAIDSLPGELRLMSGYHLGLWDEHGAETATGSGKGMRPALVLAATAATGGSPEAAVHAATAIELVHNFTLIHDDVMDRDALRRGRPTVWRVWGVDDAILVGDAMHGLAVRTLVEAPVPSPESVARLTDSVIELCLGQQRDCAFETRQHITLDDCLATVQQKTSSLLGCACVLGALAAGAPPPTVETLNRFGRELGVAFQLVDDLLGIWGDPARTGKPVGNDLIRRKRSLPVVAALTSDTAAGRDLENLYRANHPLSPAEVVRATELIVQAGGKQWATTESQRYLYSAIGPLMDRPEAADLLHLADAVVHRDR
- the recO gene encoding DNA repair protein RecO encodes the protein MRVYRDQAIVLRQHKLGEADRIVTLLTRQHGLVRAVAKGVRRTRSKFGARLEPFAYVDVQLYPGRSLDTVTQVHTVEAFASDIVADYGRYTTACAVLETAERLAGEERAPAPRLHTLTAGALRAIAAAQRPHELILDAFLLRAMGFAGWAPALDECARCATPGPHRAFHVAAGGAVCVHCRPPGSATPAPGVLDLMSALHRGDWAGVDAVPAAVHRQASGLTAAHLQWHLERQLRTLPLIERTRPHGSVESADTRVG
- a CDS encoding amidase produces the protein MTTAKHPQGLADLAATIAAGTVTSVAATTAALDRIEAAQPTLNAFRVIRRTEALAEAADADRRRAAGDRAPLLGVPIAIKDDTDIAGAPTAFGCGGEFPAATEDAEAVRRLRAAGAVVVGKTNTCEIGQWPFTDAAAFGYTRNPWDAERTPGGSSGGAAAAVAAGLLPAALGSDGAGSVRIPAAWTHLVGLKPQRGRISTWPRAESFYGLTVNGPLARTVADAALLLDAVSGPHPGDRHTPPAITATEAVGRDPGRLRIALSLRIPFTATRTALDPEVVLVVRETAAVLRRLGHQVTITDLHYGLLVGAAFLPRSMVGVRRELAKLPGAEVDPRTRANAATGRILAGPALALSRALEPLLHKRIGRFFDDHDLVLAPTTATPPPPVRAMDGLGSRATEALITAACPFTWPWNVLGWPSINVPAGFTGAGLPLGAQLMGPANSDALLISVAAQLESELHWDRLWPRPWWEERA
- the era gene encoding GTPase Era; amino-acid sequence: MPDEFRSGFVCFVGRPNTGKSTLTNAMVGQKIAITSSRPQTTRHTIRGIVHRDHAQLILVDTPGLHRPRTLLGQRLNDLVRDTYSEVDVIALCIPADEKIGPGDRWIVQQINQMAPKTALIGVVTKIDKVSRDAIAHQLMAVSQLLGPEAEVVPVSAVRGEQVEVLVDVIASKLPEGPAFYPDGELTDEPEETLMAELIREAALEGVRDELPHSLAVVIEEIIPRESEEDEGGTATSAAGTEAPKSGGLLDVHAILYVERPSQKAIVIGRGGSRLKEVGTAARKQIEHLLGTRIYLHLHVKVAKDWQRDPKQLGKLGF